The following are encoded in a window of Kitasatospora fiedleri genomic DNA:
- a CDS encoding LacI family DNA-binding transcriptional regulator, giving the protein MSAAELEPDPAPTLSEIARAAGVSAPTVSKVLNGRADVAPATRAKVEEILRRTGYQRRRTAAPPSRLLDLVFHQLDSAWAMEVIRGVENVARDEGLSVVLSESAGRLTPGQTWVDGVLARRPAGVVLVLSELDAAQRDQLTSRDIPFVVLDPAGDPAEGVPAVGTGNWQGGLAATRHLLDLGHRRIAMISGPSGMMCSRARIDGYRTALGTARLPVDPELIHEGDFHHEAGYAAARALLTRPDRPTAIFAGNDLQALGVYEAARELGLRVPEDLSVVGFDDLPLARWVGPPLTTVRQPLVEMAETAARLAVGLGRGEHPSATRVDLATSLVVRASTAPPPADA; this is encoded by the coding sequence ATGAGCGCTGCAGAACTCGAACCCGACCCCGCACCGACGCTGTCGGAGATCGCCCGGGCGGCCGGCGTCTCGGCGCCGACAGTTTCGAAAGTGCTGAACGGCCGGGCCGACGTCGCGCCCGCCACCCGGGCCAAGGTCGAGGAGATCCTGCGCCGCACCGGCTACCAGCGCCGCCGCACCGCCGCGCCGCCGTCCCGGCTGCTCGACCTGGTCTTCCACCAGCTCGACAGCGCCTGGGCGATGGAGGTGATCCGGGGAGTGGAGAACGTCGCCCGGGACGAGGGGCTGAGCGTGGTGCTCTCCGAGTCCGCGGGACGGCTCACCCCGGGGCAGACCTGGGTGGACGGCGTGCTGGCCCGCCGACCGGCCGGGGTGGTGCTGGTGCTGTCCGAGCTGGACGCCGCCCAGCGCGACCAACTCACCAGCCGCGACATCCCGTTCGTGGTGCTGGACCCGGCCGGCGACCCGGCCGAGGGAGTGCCCGCCGTCGGCACCGGCAACTGGCAGGGCGGCCTCGCCGCCACCCGCCACCTGCTCGACCTGGGCCACCGCCGGATCGCGATGATCTCCGGACCGTCCGGCATGATGTGCAGCCGCGCCCGGATCGACGGCTACCGCACCGCACTGGGGACCGCCCGGCTGCCGGTGGACCCGGAGCTGATCCACGAGGGCGACTTCCACCACGAGGCCGGGTACGCCGCGGCCCGCGCCCTGCTCACCCGGCCCGACCGGCCCACCGCGATCTTCGCGGGCAACGACCTGCAGGCCCTCGGCGTGTACGAGGCCGCCCGTGAACTGGGCCTGCGGGTGCCGGAGGACCTCTCGGTGGTCGGCTTCGACGACCTGCCGCTGGCCCGCTGGGTCGGGCCGCCGCTCACCACGGTGCGTCAGCCGCTGGTGGAGATGGCCGAGACCGCGGCCCGGCTGGCCGTCGGCCTGGGGCGCGGCGAGCACCCCTCCGCCACCCGGGTCGACCTCGCCACCAGCCTGGTCGTCCGCGCCAGCACCGCCCCGCCGCCCGCCGACGCCTGA
- a CDS encoding polysaccharide deacetylase family protein: MVEPAPDAAGPPPSAGTLTLTFDDGPHPDSTPELLAALTAAGHHATFFLCGAQAERHPELVRALDRAGMAIGNHSWSHPSLPGLPRSAARDEIERTNRLLTALTGRPPTLFRPPYGDTDPAIRSLAAAAGLTETLWEVDTRDWDGPPPAEIAAAVAAARPGDTVLLHDHGNRNTVTALPGVLAALTARGLRSTPLPR, translated from the coding sequence ATGGTCGAGCCCGCGCCCGACGCCGCAGGCCCGCCGCCGTCGGCCGGCACCCTCACGCTGACCTTCGACGACGGCCCGCACCCGGACTCCACGCCCGAGCTGCTCGCCGCGCTCACCGCCGCCGGGCACCACGCCACCTTCTTCCTGTGCGGCGCGCAGGCCGAACGCCACCCCGAACTGGTCCGCGCCCTGGACCGGGCCGGCATGGCGATCGGCAACCACAGCTGGTCGCACCCCTCCCTGCCGGGCCTGCCGCGTTCCGCCGCCCGGGACGAGATCGAGCGCACCAACCGGCTCCTGACCGCGCTCACCGGCCGCCCGCCGACGCTGTTCCGACCGCCGTACGGGGACACCGACCCGGCGATCCGCTCGCTCGCCGCCGCAGCGGGCCTGACCGAGACGCTCTGGGAGGTCGACACCCGCGACTGGGACGGCCCGCCGCCCGCCGAGATCGCCGCCGCGGTGGCCGCGGCCCGCCCCGGCGACACCGTACTGCTGCACGACCACGGCAACCGCAACACCGTCACCGCGCTGCCCGGCGTCCTGGCCGCCCTCACCGCCCGCGGCCTGCGCTCGACCCCGCTGCCCCGCTGA